In Candidatus Methylomirabilota bacterium, the DNA window AGCCGACAGCGGTCCCGCGATGAACTCGTGGAAAGACCACTCGGTCGTCGGGTGGTGGCGGATCAGCTCGGCGTGGTGGAGGTCGGCGGCCAGGAAGACCAGGTTTTTGACCCCGCCGATGCGCAGATCGCGCAAGATCGCGTCGCGCTCCGTGGCGAAGCCGGTGCCGCCCTCTTCGGGAAAGCCCAGGATGTTGGCGTTGCTCCAGGAGTCGCGAACCTTGCGCCCGGTCGGCACGGACAGCGACACGCTCGTGACCACGACCTTCCAGAGCGCCGTCGAGCCGGACACGCCCTCGACGAGCCAGCGGCGCTGCTCGCGGCCCAGCATCGTCTTGCCCGGCCCGTCCGGATCGCTGTTGGCGCTGCGGTACTGCCGCGTGTCGAGGATGAAGACCTCGAGGAGCTTGCCCCAGCGAAAGCGCCGGTAGAGGCGCCCGGGCTCCTCGCGGGGCGGAATGATCGGGAAGTAGTCGATGAAGGCCTGCCGGCCTGTGGGCATGCGCGGCTCGACGCTGCCGGAAAAGTCGTTGACCACCTCGTGGTCGTCCCAGATCGCAAATACCGATGTGTGCCGAAAGTACGCTTGGAGCGCCGCGTCAGCGCGGTTGTACCGGTGCTTGGCGTGATACTGCGCCAGGGTCTTCGCCACGAAGCCGCTGCCCGGCACGGTCTCGGGCCCGTCACAGACATGGTCGCCGTAGATGGTGTCCCCGACGAAGAGAAAGAAATCCACCGGGACGCGCGCCATCGCGCGAAAGATCGGATAGCCGTCGGTCACCCGCCGGCAGTAGCCCCGGGAGCCCAAGTCCCCGCTCCAGGCGAACCTGACCGGCGTCTCAGAATCCGGCGCGGGCGCCGTCACGAACTCGCCCTCCGCGCTCGCCTTGCCCTGGGTCGCCTTGTAGCGATACCGCGTGCCGGGCAGGAGACCCGAGAGCGCGACCTTGCCGGTGCGGTCGGCTGCCCAGGAGAGCGCCACTTGCGCCGGCCGCTCTTCGCCGCCGCCGGCCCGCGCATAGATGATCGAGACCGACGAGGCACTCGTGCCCCGGATCCAGACCACCGCGCCGCGATCGCTGACCTCACCCACCGTGAGCAACAGCCCGGGCGCATCGGCGCCG includes these proteins:
- a CDS encoding alkaline phosphatase D family protein, whose amino-acid sequence is MRFRVLAAAVLAVWAAAAGADAPGLLLTVGEVSDRGAVVWIRGTSASSVSIIYARAGGGEERPAQVALSWAADRTGKVALSGLLPGTRYRYKATQGKASAEGEFVTAPAPDSETPVRFAWSGDLGSRGYCRRVTDGYPIFRAMARVPVDFFLFVGDTIYGDHVCDGPETVPGSGFVAKTLAQYHAKHRYNRADAALQAYFRHTSVFAIWDDHEVVNDFSGSVEPRMPTGRQAFIDYFPIIPPREEPGRLYRRFRWGKLLEVFILDTRQYRSANSDPDGPGKTMLGREQRRWLVEGVSGSTALWKVVVTSVSLSVPTGRKVRDSWSNANILGFPEEGGTGFATERDAILRDLRIGGVKNLVFLAADLHHAELIRHHPTTEWSFHEFIAGPLSASMGRPRPLDDALNPRSLWALGGVLNFGEIAVDATSLTVRIIDADGHVRHTHTVGASP